The following are from one region of the Eubacterium sp. MSJ-33 genome:
- a CDS encoding DUF6033 family protein — protein sequence MANLYGVSAYQQTNSTWNNTRTNNTKTDRKNAEKTDAQKTETDSVKTTTFNPADTTGSLVPTTKSGYGTVIGNVELSDKAKDYYNKLKAKFGNMDFILVSKDMKSQVQANAAAYGNAIKQVVLIDDEKIEKMATDESFRRKYEGIIAMSQAKLQEAKNSLTSSGASVNNFGMSVDANGKATFFATVEKAAKKKAEKKAAEKKAAQKKAEKAKDQKLAEKKTAEKKADEKRAEESKNEKTTTVDEKEYVQITVGSMEELIDKVSSYAYGNSEQNVLTESEKSVGQKFDFRG from the coding sequence ATGGCAAATTTATATGGAGTATCTGCATATCAGCAGACGAACAGCACGTGGAACAACACCCGCACGAATAACACGAAGACAGACCGGAAGAATGCGGAGAAAACAGATGCACAGAAAACAGAGACAGACAGCGTGAAGACAACGACCTTCAACCCAGCCGATACGACAGGTTCGCTCGTCCCGACAACGAAGAGTGGATATGGGACGGTGATTGGAAATGTGGAACTGTCTGACAAAGCGAAGGACTATTACAACAAACTGAAAGCCAAGTTTGGAAATATGGATTTTATACTTGTAAGCAAGGACATGAAATCGCAGGTGCAGGCAAATGCGGCGGCATATGGCAATGCAATCAAGCAGGTTGTACTGATTGACGATGAGAAAATCGAGAAGATGGCAACGGATGAGTCTTTCCGGAGAAAATATGAAGGAATTATTGCGATGTCACAGGCAAAGCTGCAGGAGGCAAAAAACAGTCTGACAAGCAGTGGTGCAAGCGTAAATAACTTTGGTATGTCGGTTGACGCAAATGGAAAGGCGACATTCTTTGCAACTGTGGAAAAGGCGGCGAAAAAGAAGGCGGAAAAGAAAGCAGCAGAGAAGAAGGCTGCACAGAAGAAAGCGGAAAAGGCGAAAGATCAGAAGCTTGCTGAGAAAAAAACAGCAGAAAAGAAGGCCGATGAGAAGCGCGCGGAAGAATCCAAAAATGAAAAAACAACAACTGTAGATGAGAAGGAATACGTGCAGATCACAGTCGGTTCAATGGAAGAGCTGATTGACAAAGTTTCTTCTTATGCATATGGTAACTCTGAGCAAAATGTACTCACAGAAAGCGAAAAGAGTGTTGGACAGAAATTTGATTTCCGGGGATAG
- a CDS encoding helix-turn-helix domain-containing protein, translated as MSEYSSFQKKLTIASYLQREDNRIHHGYDEELLQYIYVMNGDPRVIEISKKMFRGNRNGKLSNDPIRQFKYLFVASTTLTTRYAIRGGMEPQDAYNLSDLFIQRVDLCMSIDEVCSLQTEMIQNFTEQVASIKTKKNQLSSNNLYVKQLEDYIYLHLHEKIRVEELANEVDLTPNYLSSLFKKETGCSIQQYITNKKIEVASNMLLYSEYSLTDIGNILAFSSTSHFIKTFKSIMGQTPRQYKLHIYDNNFISPLPSDSPTS; from the coding sequence ATGAGTGAATATTCATCTTTTCAAAAAAAACTTACGATTGCCTCCTACCTGCAACGTGAGGACAACCGCATCCACCATGGCTATGACGAGGAGCTTCTACAATATATCTATGTTATGAATGGTGACCCTCGTGTTATCGAGATAAGTAAAAAAATGTTTCGTGGCAACAGAAACGGAAAGCTCTCAAATGATCCGATACGTCAATTCAAATATCTTTTTGTTGCTTCTACAACCCTGACAACCCGCTACGCTATCCGTGGAGGAATGGAACCTCAGGATGCCTATAATTTAAGCGACCTTTTTATCCAGCGTGTGGATCTGTGTATGTCAATCGATGAAGTCTGTTCGTTACAGACAGAAATGATCCAGAATTTTACTGAGCAGGTCGCCTCTATAAAGACAAAGAAAAATCAACTTTCTTCGAACAATTTATATGTCAAACAACTCGAAGATTATATCTACCTGCACCTACACGAAAAAATCCGGGTTGAAGAACTGGCAAATGAAGTCGACTTAACGCCAAACTACTTAAGCAGTCTGTTCAAGAAAGAAACCGGATGCTCCATCCAGCAATATATTACCAATAAAAAAATAGAGGTAGCATCAAATATGCTCCTCTATTCTGAATACAGCCTTACCGACATTGGCAATATCCTTGCCTTCAGTTCGACCAGCCATTTTATTAAAACGTTCAAATCCATTATGGGACAGACACCACGCCAATACAAACTGCATATATACGATAATAATTTCATCTCTCCATTACCGTCCGACTCACCGACCTCCTGA
- a CDS encoding MATE family efflux transporter, with translation MKAKSVSLIEGKILKSLVMFAIPILIGNIFQQLYNVADTAIIGNVLGDQALAAVGATSALYSLVIGFANGITNGFSVVLARVFGEKDEEKLKQTSALIYFLTVIISIILTLASVISLHSILVMLKTPENILPKTESYLHIILTFAIVTMLYNMFSGILRAIGDSKTPLYFLLLSSALNVGLDFLFVKGLNRGIGGAAEATVIAQIVSVSLCIVYIWKKCPVLKFSMRYLKWDKALVKELLLTGFSMGLMLVVVSIGSVALQSAVNSLGEQIIAAHTAARKIDEIFMMPLGTLATAAATFASQNFGAGKYDRVYKGIKDAVLIAIGWSACAILIVFAIGKYMVKWLTGTSDAEIISNALMYMKINIVFFLVLSILLVLRSSLQGVGRKIVPVLGSGVELILKFGAVNIITNRLGYFGVCILEPIIWGICAIMVLVDFVVYQKTYKKVQAVQPV, from the coding sequence ATGAAGGCGAAATCAGTTTCTTTAATAGAAGGAAAAATCTTGAAATCCCTCGTGATGTTTGCGATTCCGATTCTGATCGGAAACATATTTCAACAGTTATACAATGTGGCAGATACCGCAATCATAGGAAATGTGCTGGGCGATCAGGCATTGGCAGCAGTTGGTGCAACATCGGCACTCTATTCGCTTGTAATTGGATTTGCAAATGGTATTACAAATGGATTTTCAGTCGTACTGGCTCGTGTGTTTGGCGAGAAGGACGAAGAAAAACTGAAACAGACGTCGGCATTGATTTACTTCCTGACTGTTATAATCTCCATCATATTGACTTTGGCAAGCGTGATTTCGCTGCATTCAATCTTAGTAATGCTGAAGACACCGGAAAATATATTGCCAAAGACAGAATCGTATTTGCACATCATACTCACATTTGCGATTGTTACGATGCTATATAATATGTTTTCCGGAATCCTTCGGGCGATTGGTGACAGTAAAACACCGTTGTATTTTCTGCTGCTATCATCTGCGCTGAATGTTGGATTGGATTTTCTGTTTGTGAAAGGACTGAACCGTGGGATTGGTGGTGCGGCTGAGGCAACCGTGATCGCTCAGATTGTTTCAGTATCGCTCTGTATCGTATACATATGGAAGAAATGTCCGGTGTTAAAGTTCTCTATGCGATATCTGAAATGGGATAAGGCGTTAGTAAAGGAATTGCTTTTAACCGGATTTTCGATGGGACTTATGCTGGTAGTTGTTTCCATTGGTTCCGTTGCATTGCAGAGTGCTGTGAACTCTCTTGGTGAGCAGATAATTGCGGCACATACTGCGGCAAGAAAAATTGATGAGATTTTTATGATGCCGCTTGGAACACTTGCCACGGCAGCAGCAACCTTTGCAAGTCAGAATTTCGGCGCAGGAAAATATGACCGGGTTTATAAGGGAATCAAAGACGCGGTGCTGATTGCCATTGGTTGGAGTGCCTGTGCGATCCTGATTGTGTTCGCCATCGGAAAATATATGGTGAAATGGCTGACGGGAACGTCCGATGCGGAAATAATAAGCAATGCACTTATGTACATGAAGATCAATATTGTATTCTTCCTTGTGCTGAGCATATTGCTTGTATTACGAAGCAGCCTGCAGGGAGTAGGCAGAAAAATTGTGCCGGTACTTGGAAGTGGCGTTGAGCTGATTTTGAAATTCGGTGCCGTGAACATTATAACGAATCGACTTGGGTATTTTGGTGTCTGTATTCTGGAGCCGATTATCTGGGGAATCTGTGCAATCATGGTATTGGTAGATTTTGTTGTATATCAGAAAACATATAAGAAGGTGCAGGCTGTGCAACCAGTGTAG
- a CDS encoding SF0329 family protein, whose product MGKRWSKLQSRLYNLMDEKAEFQIHCALYEMNSNDGYHGNKLPRYFITIGKDVVFDYPKQFDTTLKYGWNSYPWDCDISDISDVIEAYIECPENELMQPFTDDKWGITDILRACDRRIGKRRLIQMHDETENAVVREIIEKRLNLKRT is encoded by the coding sequence ATGGGAAAACGATGGAGCAAATTGCAGAGCAGACTCTATAATCTGATGGATGAAAAAGCGGAATTTCAGATTCATTGCGCTTTGTATGAGATGAATTCAAATGATGGGTATCATGGAAATAAATTGCCGCGGTATTTTATAACGATAGGCAAGGATGTGGTGTTCGATTATCCGAAACAGTTTGATACGACGTTAAAATATGGGTGGAATTCATATCCGTGGGATTGCGATATTTCAGATATCTCAGATGTGATCGAAGCGTATATTGAGTGTCCGGAAAATGAATTAATGCAGCCATTTACAGATGATAAATGGGGGATAACAGATATCTTACGGGCGTGTGACCGTAGAATCGGGAAGCGGCGGCTTATCCAGATGCATGATGAGACAGAAAATGCGGTTGTAAGAGAGATTATTGAGAAGCGATTGAATCTGAAAAGAACATGA
- a CDS encoding carbohydrate binding domain-containing protein — protein sequence MLKKCRILLCVLVAFVCCWQLSVPATAAESAREPEVSVQTEKSKYSDGEEIKGTITVNNITENNLQNVTLKFNVPAGYTSKDGKIEDGKWCSTISEVAAGAKTEIAFDFVKLDTSVVPGNKDDVEKKTDVKVDTKVEVDVKQGPKTGDSFPIVKVIVVLAICAGALFFLIKYGKKKNILSAFLALAVVMSFLPVRNVFAAQNQETKLEKKTIEYSKDIVVAGNKTVLKLQLTYYLEKTESKNTLSYEGYNIKWQDEFNGTELNRDDWNVELHDPKWVNDEWQAYVDSTENIYLKDGKLVIKPIKTVAEDGSVSYTSGRINTQRKHDFTYGLFETRVRVPEGKGYLPAFWLMSSDENLYGQWPRCGEIDAMEVHGSDTKTTYGTIHYGNPHKQTQGTYTLESGSFSDEFHTFAVEWMPGRINWYMDGILYHTANDWYSATEGQGEISYPAPFDQPFYMILNLAVGGSWVGYPDETTDFANQSYEVDYVRVYQKDSYDENVEKPEKNIVFKEPDANGNYITNGDFAVAEDLADDKDWTFLTANGGAGLAEIANNQIAITTSNAGKQDYSIQLVQPNLPMKKGAKYELSFKAWADENRTMKVDISGPDVNYVRYFNDTEVALTTEPQTFKYEFTMEKADDANGRVEFNMGNTTSTAGIKITDVTLKKVKEESVEENNKKQMLTDGNFVYNGKFQEGAGRMLYWDIDNKADADVSVTGLSDNRRLKIVVPESATGTVTVSQSDMAMVTGAEYALTYDIQGDAGKSMAVTVNGKTTTAALDGSNQKGNTIKFTSESNKNLSFVFSQPGTYYLDNVRIDEDSLIKNGSFNAGFAGYEPYADSSASATWVVDSLTEKSAADITIKNTGAQDWMIQLKQNNVELIKDQSYRLSFKAKSNMARKIMFAIQKDGSADGDWTPYSGQKTVDLTRDYQTFELEFTMKNETDLKSILSISMGAVGGKQITTQHRICIDDIKLEKIEKPTVAEKPVGEELINNTDNVGNDGISDENKKWEHFTNGNQVTFNGGTSTWDIKNLGDYEYSVQLLKKGIQLEKGCCYELKFTAESTETRKIKYDFMNTSYVSWYAGDTIELSKDTPKNITYQFKMDKDTDVNTLMTISMGKMADGETALSKITLSGFSLKKIDALTPTEPPVPSNPTDPEQPDDQKQNLLKNGDFKENTTGWICYINPEASLAGAATNPIIIDGKAVYYITSVGTADWHIHLKQEGITLEQGETYTLTFKVKSDVDRTIKVASMDSANEKWYVDGVSDIELTAGEEKTVSIQLSTKTNPTDTNAYIQVAMGYIDKELGSHTIELSNFVLTKN from the coding sequence ATGTTAAAGAAATGCAGAATTTTGTTATGTGTTCTGGTAGCGTTTGTATGCTGCTGGCAGTTAAGTGTTCCAGCAACAGCGGCAGAGAGCGCAAGAGAACCGGAAGTTTCGGTGCAAACTGAAAAATCTAAGTATTCAGATGGAGAGGAAATCAAAGGAACTATCACAGTTAATAACATTACAGAGAATAATCTTCAGAATGTAACTTTGAAATTTAATGTTCCTGCAGGTTACACTTCAAAGGATGGAAAAATCGAGGATGGAAAATGGTGCAGTACGATTTCGGAAGTAGCAGCAGGTGCGAAAACAGAGATTGCGTTTGACTTTGTGAAGCTGGATACTTCGGTTGTTCCGGGAAATAAGGATGACGTTGAAAAAAAGACGGATGTAAAAGTAGATACAAAGGTTGAAGTTGATGTGAAGCAGGGACCGAAGACCGGTGATTCGTTTCCGATTGTAAAAGTAATTGTTGTACTTGCAATTTGCGCGGGCGCGTTATTCTTTCTTATAAAGTATGGGAAGAAAAAGAATATTCTCTCAGCTTTTCTTGCTTTGGCAGTGGTTATGTCCTTCTTGCCGGTAAGAAATGTATTTGCAGCGCAAAATCAAGAAACTAAGCTTGAGAAAAAGACGATAGAATATAGCAAAGATATTGTGGTTGCCGGAAATAAGACAGTTTTGAAGCTGCAACTCACTTATTATCTGGAGAAAACAGAGAGTAAGAACACCCTGTCTTATGAAGGATATAATATAAAATGGCAGGATGAGTTTAATGGTACAGAATTAAACCGTGATGACTGGAATGTGGAGCTTCATGATCCGAAGTGGGTAAATGATGAATGGCAGGCGTACGTGGATTCGACAGAGAATATCTATCTTAAGGACGGAAAGCTTGTGATCAAGCCAATTAAGACAGTAGCAGAAGATGGATCTGTCAGCTATACATCAGGAAGAATTAATACACAGAGAAAACACGATTTTACATATGGCTTATTTGAAACGAGAGTAAGAGTTCCAGAGGGAAAGGGATATCTTCCGGCATTCTGGCTTATGTCATCGGATGAAAATCTGTATGGTCAGTGGCCAAGATGTGGCGAGATTGATGCAATGGAAGTTCATGGAAGTGATACGAAAACAACGTATGGGACGATTCATTATGGAAATCCACACAAGCAGACACAGGGAACCTATACATTGGAGAGTGGTAGTTTCTCTGATGAATTTCATACATTTGCTGTGGAGTGGATGCCGGGAAGAATTAACTGGTACATGGATGGTATTTTGTATCATACAGCAAATGATTGGTATTCGGCCACAGAAGGACAGGGTGAAATATCATATCCAGCTCCATTTGATCAACCGTTTTATATGATTCTCAATCTTGCAGTTGGTGGAAGCTGGGTAGGATATCCGGATGAGACAACAGATTTTGCAAATCAGAGCTATGAAGTAGATTATGTTCGTGTATATCAGAAAGACAGCTATGATGAGAATGTGGAAAAGCCGGAGAAGAATATTGTATTTAAGGAGCCGGATGCAAACGGAAACTATATCACAAATGGTGATTTTGCAGTGGCAGAAGATCTTGCAGATGATAAGGACTGGACATTCCTCACGGCAAATGGTGGTGCCGGTTTAGCAGAGATTGCCAATAATCAGATTGCAATTACAACAAGCAACGCAGGCAAACAGGATTACAGTATCCAGCTTGTTCAGCCGAATCTGCCAATGAAGAAAGGCGCTAAATACGAGCTTAGTTTCAAAGCGTGGGCAGATGAAAACCGGACGATGAAAGTGGATATTTCCGGTCCGGATGTGAATTATGTAAGATATTTCAATGATACAGAGGTTGCATTAACAACAGAGCCACAGACATTCAAATATGAATTTACGATGGAAAAAGCGGATGATGCAAATGGCCGTGTAGAATTTAACATGGGTAATACAACATCTACAGCAGGAATTAAGATTACAGATGTAACTCTTAAGAAGGTGAAAGAAGAATCCGTAGAAGAGAACAATAAAAAGCAGATGCTGACAGATGGTAACTTTGTCTATAATGGTAAGTTCCAGGAAGGTGCAGGACGTATGCTTTACTGGGATATCGACAACAAGGCAGATGCAGATGTATCTGTAACCGGTTTATCGGATAACAGACGATTGAAGATTGTTGTACCGGAGAGCGCAACCGGTACTGTAACAGTTTCACAGAGTGATATGGCTATGGTTACGGGTGCAGAATATGCACTTACCTATGACATTCAGGGTGATGCGGGAAAATCTATGGCGGTGACTGTGAATGGAAAAACTACAACAGCAGCATTAGACGGAAGTAATCAGAAGGGAAATACGATTAAATTTACATCTGAAAGTAATAAGAATTTAAGCTTTGTGTTCTCACAGCCGGGAACGTATTATCTAGATAATGTAAGAATTGATGAAGACAGTCTGATTAAGAACGGAAGCTTTAATGCCGGTTTTGCAGGTTATGAGCCGTATGCGGATAGTTCTGCATCGGCTACATGGGTAGTAGATTCCTTAACGGAGAAGTCAGCCGCGGATATTACCATCAAGAATACAGGTGCGCAGGATTGGATGATTCAGTTAAAGCAGAATAATGTTGAACTAATCAAAGATCAGAGTTATCGCTTAAGTTTCAAGGCAAAATCGAATATGGCTAGAAAAATCATGTTTGCAATTCAAAAAGATGGTTCTGCAGATGGTGATTGGACACCATATTCCGGACAGAAGACTGTGGATCTTACAAGGGATTACCAGACGTTTGAACTGGAATTTACAATGAAGAATGAGACAGATTTGAAATCCATCTTAAGTATATCTATGGGTGCTGTAGGTGGAAAGCAGATAACAACACAGCATCGAATCTGTATTGACGATATCAAGCTTGAAAAGATAGAAAAACCTACAGTGGCGGAAAAACCGGTTGGAGAAGAGTTGATTAATAATACAGATAATGTTGGAAATGATGGAATCTCCGATGAAAACAAAAAATGGGAGCATTTTACAAATGGCAATCAGGTAACATTTAACGGCGGTACAAGTACCTGGGATATCAAGAACTTAGGAGATTATGAGTACTCCGTTCAGTTGTTAAAGAAGGGAATTCAACTGGAGAAGGGATGCTGTTATGAACTCAAATTTACAGCAGAATCTACGGAAACAAGAAAGATTAAGTATGATTTTATGAACACATCATATGTTTCTTGGTATGCGGGTGATACGATTGAACTGTCAAAGGATACGCCAAAGAATATAACATACCAGTTCAAGATGGATAAAGATACAGACGTGAATACTTTGATGACAATTTCCATGGGCAAAATGGCTGACGGAGAGACTGCATTATCAAAAATAACCCTGTCTGGTTTCAGCTTAAAGAAGATTGATGCACTGACTCCTACAGAACCACCAGTTCCGAGCAATCCAACGGATCCAGAACAACCGGACGACCAGAAGCAGAATCTACTAAAAAATGGCGATTTCAAAGAGAATACTACGGGTTGGATCTGTTATATTAATCCAGAGGCAAGTCTTGCTGGTGCTGCAACAAATCCAATTATCATTGATGGAAAAGCTGTCTATTATATAACATCTGTAGGAACTGCGGATTGGCATATACATCTCAAGCAGGAAGGCATAACACTGGAACAGGGCGAAACATATACGCTGACATTTAAGGTAAAATCAGACGTAGACCGTACTATTAAGGTCGCGAGCATGGATTCTGCGAATGAAAAGTGGTATGTAGACGGAGTTTCGGATATAGAATTAACTGCAGGAGAGGAAAAAACTGTAAGTATACAATTATCCACGAAAACAAATCCGACAGATACCAATGCATATATTCAGGTCGCAATGGGATATATTGACAAAGAAC